One Cucumis sativus cultivar 9930 chromosome 1, Cucumber_9930_V3, whole genome shotgun sequence DNA segment encodes these proteins:
- the LOC101212742 gene encoding F-box/kelch-repeat protein At1g55270: MERMIQPPLVDTTACLCRVDAGLKTVAGAKKFVPGSKLCLQPSIKPSIHPTRPKPARSDRSRNQSPLLPGLPDDLAIACLIRVPRVEHRKLRLVCKRWYRLLAGNFFYSLRKSLGVAEEWIYVIKRDRDNKISWHAFDPVYQLWQPLPPVPKEYSEALGFGCAVLSGCHLYVFGGRDPIKGTMRRVIFYSARTNKWHRAPDMLRRRHVFGSCVINNCLYVAGGENEGGHRSLKSAEVYDPNKNRWTFISDMSTPMVPIIGVVYEGKWYLKGFGAQRQVLSDVYQPETDSWCSVYDGMVAGWRNPSVSLNGHLYSVDCKDGCKLRVYDEVSNSWNKSIDSKLHLGNSKALEAAALVPLNGKLCIIRNNMSISLVDVSKCEDADGAPGEHLWETLAGKGQLITLVTNLWSSLSGRSRLKSHIVHCQVLQA; this comes from the exons ATGGAGAGAATGATCCAACCTCCATTG GTTGATACAACAGCTTGTTTATGTAGAGTAGATGCAGGCCTCAAGACCGTTGCCGGGGCTAAAAAGTTTGTACCTGGCTCAAAGCTTTGTCTACAACCTAGCATCAAACCATCAATACACCCAACTAGACCAAAGCCGGCTCGCAGTGACAGGAGCAGGAACCAATCCCCCCTGCTTCCTGGACTACCTGACGATCTTGCAATAGCTTGCCTAATCCGTGTCCCTAGGGTTGAACACCGTAAACTTCGATTAGTTTGCAAAAGGTGGTATCGTCTTTTGGCTGGAAACTTTTTTTACTCGCTCCGTAAGAGTCTAGGAGTTGCAGAGGAATGGATTTATGTCATTAAGAGAGACCGAGATAATAAGATCTCATGGCATGCCTTTGACCCCGTATATCAGCTTTGGCAACCCCTTCCTCCTGTCCCTAAAGAATATTCTGAAGCTCTTGGGTTTGGCTGTGCGGTTCTTAGTGGTTGCCACCTCTATGTGTTTGGTGGCAGAGACCCAATAAAAGGAACAATGAGGCGAGTCATTTTTTACAGTGCCAGAACAAATAAATGGCACCGAGCCCCGGACATGCTTCGTAGGCGACATGTCTTTGGGTCATGTGTGATAAACAACTGTTTGTATGTTGCAGGTGGGGAAAATGAAGGTGGCCACCGATCTTTGAAATCTGCTGAAGTATATGACCCAAATAAGAATAGATGGACATTCATTTCTGATATGAGCACACCCATGGTGCCCATAATTGGAGTTGTTTATGAGGGCAAATGGTATTTGAAGGGTTTTGGGGCTCAACGTCAGGTTCTAAGCGATGTTTACCAGCCCGAAACAGACAGTTGGTGTTCTGTTTATGATGGAATGGTTGCAGGTTGGAGGAACCCAAGTGTCTCCTTAAACGGACATCTTTATTCTGTCGACTGCAAGGACGGCTGCAAACTTAGAGTCTACGACGAAGTATCCAACTCCTGGAACAAGAGTATAGATAGCAAGCTGCATCTGGGCAATTCTAAGGCGTTGGAGGCAGCTGCTCTTGTTCCACTCAATGGAAAGTTGTGCATTATTCGCAATAATATGAGCATTTCTCTTGTCGATGTTTCAAAGTGCGAAGATGCTGATGGTGCTCCTGGTGAACATTTATGGGAAACCTTAGCAGGAAAAGGGCAACTCATAACTTTGGTCACAAATCTGTGGTCCAGTCTTTCGGGTCGAAGTCGCCTTAAAAGCCACATTGTTCACTGCCAGGTGCTTCAAGcctga